The genomic region AAAAAGAGGCTTGGGCTTCGGGAGAAAATTTGCTATGTAATACGGATTAGAAGGAGGCAACGCATGTCCAGCGAGCGCGCAAAAGCCTATACCCAGGCGGGCGTCAATATTGAGGCGGGCAACGCCCTGGTGGGACGCATCAAGCATCTGGTGGCGAGCACCCAGACCAGAGGCGTCATTTCCGACATCGGCGGCTTCGGCGGCCTGTTCCGCCCGGACCTCAGCGGCATGAGCGAGCCGGTGCTGGTCTCCTCCACCGACGGCGTGGGCACCAAACTCAAGCTGGCCTTTGCCTTCGACAAACATGACAGCGTGGGCATCGATCTGGTGGCCATGAGCGTCAACGACATTCTGGTTCAGGGCGCGGCGCCGCTGTTTTTTCTGGATTATTTCGCCACCGGCAAGCTGGATGTGAACACGGCCGAAACCGTGGTCAGCGGCGTGGCCGAGGGTTGCCGCCAGGCCGGCTGCGCCCTGCTCGGCGGCGAAACCGCCGAAATGCCCGACATGTACGCCCCCGGAGAATATGATCTGGCGGGCTTTTGCGTGGGTCTGGTGGATAACGCCAAACTCATCGACGGCTCGGGCATCCAGGTGGGCGACGTCATTGTGGGCGTGGCCTCCTCGGGCCTGCACTCCAACGGTTTTTCCCTGGCGCGCAAAATTCTGGACCAGAGCGGCCTCGGACCGGACGACGCCTTCCCCGGCGCGGACGGAGCCAGCGTGCGCGACGTGCTGCTGACGCCCACCATCATCTATGTGGAGGCCGTGCGCTCCCTGCTGCGCGACATGAACGTCAAGGGCATGGCCCACATCACGGGCGGCGGTTTTTACGACAACATTCCGCGCGTACTGCCTTCCCAGGTGGAGGCCAGGATCAGTTTCGGCAGCTGGCAGATGCCCCCGGTCTTCCACTGGCTCAAGGAAGCGGGCAATCTCTCCTGGCCGGAAATCCTCCAGATCTTCAACGGCGGCATCGGCTACATTCTGGTGCTGCCCGCCGAGCAGGCCGAGGAAGCCGTCAACCGCATTCAGGCCTTCAACCTGCGGGCCTGGCGCATCGGCGACGTCGCCCGGCGCACTCCGGACGGCGAACAGGTCGTGGTCAATTTTTAGAAAACCCGGCGCATTTCAAGCGTGACATATTCCAGGGCGGATTCACTGTGAAACGGCCAACCCGGACCATGAGGAAACAGCCATGAGTTGCCTGGGCAACGTGATCTGGTTTTTGCTGGGCGGCATCTGGATGGGCCTGAGCTGGTGGTTTGTGGGCGTGCTCTGCTTCATTTCCATTGTGGGCATCCCCTGGGGGCGGGCCTGCTTTGTCATCGGGCAGTTCGCCTTTTTCCCTTTCGGCAAGATGCCCGTGTCCCGCGAGGTGCTTACCGGCCAACAGGACATCGGCACCGGCCCCTTCGGCACGCTGGGCAACATTATCTGGCTGCTGCTGGCGGGCATCTGGATCGCCATGGAGCACCTTGTCTGGGCGCTTCTCTGCGCGGTCACGATCATCGGCATTCCCTTTGCCTGGCAGCACGTCAAGCTGGCGGCTCTGGCTCTCTGCCCCATCGGCAAAACCATTGTGCCCGCGCCGGTGGCCGATGCGGCGGAACGCGCGGCCGCCGGGGAACGGTTGCGGTCCTTCCGTTCCTGAATCCGTCCTTCCGCCGCCCGCGCACGTGAGCGTGGTTGCGGCAAAGAAATGTCATGGCCGAACAGAAACAGCTTTTTCCTTTTTTTTCCGAGCCGCCGCAATTCCGCCGTCCCGGCCCGCCCCTCTACGCCCAGCTGGCGGACGTGCTGCGCCAGCAGATTGAAAACGGCATGCTGCCCCCGGGAGCCAAGCTGCCCAATCTGCTGCGGATGGCCGAAATTTTCGGCGTGGCCAGGGTCACCGCCCGCCAGGCCGTGCAACTGCTCTGTCTGGAAGGCCTGCTCACCTCCCGCCAGGGACGCGGCATCCACGTGGCCCGGCAGTTGCCCGCCCGGCCCCATGAAAAGATGCGCACTTCATGGAAGGCCATGGTCAAGCGCATCGAAGGGGCCAGCGTCGAGCTGCTCGACGCCGCCGACGTGCCGGACTGCCCGCTGCTGGCCGCCTGGGATCTGCCGTCCGCGCCCGCCTACCGTTACATGCGGCGGGTGCACATCAAGGACGGCGTGCGCTTCGCCTATATTGACCTCTATCTGGACAAGGCCATTTACGACCGCGCGCCGGAGCGCTTCAACGCCACCACGGTGATCCCGGTCATGGACGAACTCAACGTCAACGTGTCCAAGGCCCGGCAGGAGCTGACCATCGGCGGCGCGTCGCCGGAAGCGGCGCAACACCTGGACATTCCCTGCGGCGCGCCCGTGGCCCTGGTGCGGCGCTATGCCTGCGACGAGACGGGCCGGGCCATTTACGCCGCCCTGGTGGTGCACCCCGGCGACCGGGTGCGCTTTGACATTGATCTGGTGCGCTGACGCGCGCGCCGCGAAGACTCCTCACAGAAAAGCCCCGCCGACAGTGTCGGCGGGGCTTTTCGCGCTTGAAGCGGCCTCAGGCCGTCCGGAGGGTGGCGGGCGGCCTTCTGACCTGCCAGAACCACTGTGCGGCCAGCAGGGCCGTGACGCCCAGCGTGAGCAACGCACAGAGCGGCGGCGCCAGGTGTGCGCCCCGGATGGTCAGCCAGAAGCTGAGCAGCATGACCACGGCGGAGAGGGCGTAATCGCGGGGGGTGAAGGGGCGGGCCATGGCTCCGTACAACAGGGCGTCCAGGCTGGTCAGTCCGGTCAGGATGCAGACCAGGGAGCAGACGGACCAGACGGCATTGCTGAAATCAAAGGAGAACAACGGGTTATAGATAATCAGGAAGGGCAGGATGAAACCGCTCAGCGAAAGACGGAAGCCGTGCACGCTGGTGACGGCGTAATTGCCGCCGGAAATGCCCGTGGCCGCCAGGGAGGCCAGGCCCACCGGCGGCGTCACCGCCGCGATAATGGAGAAATAGAAGCAGAACATGTGGGCCCGCAGCAGGTCCACGCCCATGGGCGTGAGCGTGGGGATGATAATGATGGCGCACAGGGCGTAGGCCGCGGCCGGGGGCACGGCGCAGCCCAGAATCAGAGCCACCACCATGGTGACCAGCAAGGCGATGAACAGCTGCCCTCCGGCCAGAATATGAATCAGACTGGCCAGCTTACTGCCCAGGCCCGTGGAAATGAGCGTCTGGGCCACCATGCCGATGAGCGCCAGGGAAATGCCGATCTTGGCCCCGGTCACGGCCCCGCTGACCAGGGAGCGGACAAGTTCCCGGCGATCCGGCCGGGTGTCCTTGATGGCGAATCCCGTGACCAGGGTGACCACACTGGCCCAGAAGGCCGTGTTGGACGGGCTGTAGCGCATCAGCAGCATGACGAAGATCAGGCCGATGGGCAGCACGAAGACCGGCAGCCGCCGCCGGATCAGGGCCCAGTCCACGTCCATGCGCACAATCTGCAACTCCTTGCGCACCGAGAGAAATTGCACGCCCAGGGCGACGGCGAAATAAAAAAGAACCGCGGGCAGAATGGCGGCCAGCATGACCACGGCGTAAGGCTGGCCAATGAAGGTCGCCATCATGAAAGCCGCGGCCCCCATGACCGGCGGCATGAGCTGGCTGCCCGTGGCCGAGCAGGCCAGAATGCCGCCCGCCTCGTCCACTGAGTAGCCGGATTTGCGCATATACGGCAGCACAAAGGGGCCGGTGATGGCCACATTGGCCACCGGCGCGCCGGAAACCATGCCGATGAGCGAATTGGAAAACACCCCGGTGAGCCCGGCCCCGCCGCGCAGCCTGCGCCCGAGGATTTTGCCCATTTCCATGAGCAGGCCTTCCACCTTGAAAATGCCCAGCAGCGCGCCGAAGACCACGAACATGAAGACCTGGTCCGCGCTGATGGACATGAACAGCCCGTAAAGACCCGAAAGCCCCACGCTGAGCATGGAGACCACGTAATCAAAGCCGAAAGCCGGGTGATAGAGCGGCCCGCTGAGCAGATGCCCGAGGAAAAAATAGGCCACAAAAACCACAGCCACCAGCAGCAGGGGCAGCCCCCAGCACAGCCAGGTGCCCAGAGCCGTCGCCAGAATGAGCCACAGCCCGGCCAGCAGGGCCGCCTGGCTGGGGAAGCCCTGCGACATTTCCAGTTCTTCAATGTTGCCGTAGACATAGACGCAACATGCCAGGGCCGCCGCCAGGCAGAGATACAGGCCCGCTGCCGCCAGACGGCTTTTGGCCTTGATGGCGTAGCTCATAAAAACCATCAGGAACAGAAAGGCGAAGTGGATGGTCTGGTGTTCCCACTGGCTGAAGTAGAGGTATTGCGAGGCCACGGCATGGTAGGCCACCATGCCGAGCCCCCCAACGGTCAGAATGGCCTTGGGCGGCGAGATCTTGTTCATGGAGAAACCTCCGCGCGAACGGTTCGGGCTGGGCGATGCTCAGGATGCTGCGCGTATGCCGGGGCCGCGCGGGCGGCCTCCGGCATACGCGGGGGAGTGTTTACGGCTCCTAAAGGATTCCCGCTTCCTTGTAGGCGCGCAAGGCGCCGGGATGGATATTTTCCGGGCTGAAGCCCTTGACCAGTCCGGCGCGGCTCATGAGGCCGCCCAGGGCGTGGTATTTGCCGAAGGCTTCAATATTTTCGATCATGGCTTTGGCCAGGATGTAGGCGTATTCCTCGGGGAAATCGGGATGGGCGAAGAGGCCGTGCAGATCCGCGCCGATCCAGATGGGGGCTTCCAGGCCGTCCACAGCCTTGGCGGGCACCTGGATGGGGAAGAGCCGGATGTCCTTGGCGGCGGTTTTTTCCACCGCGTCCTTTGTCCAGTCCAGATGGCGGAGTTTACGGCCCGACGCCAGCACTTCCACGGTCTGGGGCGCGGGCGAGAATCTGCCGGAGACCGGATCCATGTAGCCGCCGATGGTGGCCGCGTCCACCTGGCCGTTGACCAGGGCGGTGGCGGCTTCGGAGGTGCCGACGAACTGGATTTTCAGGCTCTTGTAAAAATCGTCGTCGTAGCCGTTGCGCAGCAGGGCGTCCGGCTCATAGCCCCAGATGACCTGGGGAATGCGCCCCATGGCGATGCGCTTGCCTTTGAGGTCGGCCACGCTCTTGATGTCCTTGTCGCCGGTCACCAGCCAGGTTGCCGTATAGGTGTAGATGCCGATGAGCTTGAGCGGCGTGCGCTTGGCTGGGAAGGGCTTTTTGCCCTGCTCGGCCAGCCAGTTGATGCCCTGCGAGGCCGTCACCACGGTATTCTGACGCGCGGCCGCATCGGCATTGAGTTTGTTGACGTTGTAGGCCTGCCCCGGCGTTTCCGCGTAGGCGATGCTCAGGGGATAATCGCCCTGGTTGACGATGCTCTCCAGAGCCGTGCCCAGCACATAGCTGCCGGTGCCGAAAGGCGTGCTGAGCAGATGGATGACCGTTTTTTCAGCCGTGCGGGCCGGAACAGAAGCGCACAACGCGCACACGAGACACGTCAGGAAAACCAG from Desulfovibrio porci harbors:
- the purM gene encoding phosphoribosylformylglycinamidine cyclo-ligase, whose protein sequence is MSSERAKAYTQAGVNIEAGNALVGRIKHLVASTQTRGVISDIGGFGGLFRPDLSGMSEPVLVSSTDGVGTKLKLAFAFDKHDSVGIDLVAMSVNDILVQGAAPLFFLDYFATGKLDVNTAETVVSGVAEGCRQAGCALLGGETAEMPDMYAPGEYDLAGFCVGLVDNAKLIDGSGIQVGDVIVGVASSGLHSNGFSLARKILDQSGLGPDDAFPGADGASVRDVLLTPTIIYVEAVRSLLRDMNVKGMAHITGGGFYDNIPRVLPSQVEARISFGSWQMPPVFHWLKEAGNLSWPEILQIFNGGIGYILVLPAEQAEEAVNRIQAFNLRAWRIGDVARRTPDGEQVVVNF
- a CDS encoding YccF domain-containing protein, with protein sequence MSCLGNVIWFLLGGIWMGLSWWFVGVLCFISIVGIPWGRACFVIGQFAFFPFGKMPVSREVLTGQQDIGTGPFGTLGNIIWLLLAGIWIAMEHLVWALLCAVTIIGIPFAWQHVKLAALALCPIGKTIVPAPVADAAERAAAGERLRSFRS
- a CDS encoding GntR family transcriptional regulator, which translates into the protein MAEQKQLFPFFSEPPQFRRPGPPLYAQLADVLRQQIENGMLPPGAKLPNLLRMAEIFGVARVTARQAVQLLCLEGLLTSRQGRGIHVARQLPARPHEKMRTSWKAMVKRIEGASVELLDAADVPDCPLLAAWDLPSAPAYRYMRRVHIKDGVRFAYIDLYLDKAIYDRAPERFNATTVIPVMDELNVNVSKARQELTIGGASPEAAQHLDIPCGAPVALVRRYACDETGRAIYAALVVHPGDRVRFDIDLVR
- a CDS encoding TRAP transporter permease — encoded protein: MNKISPPKAILTVGGLGMVAYHAVASQYLYFSQWEHQTIHFAFLFLMVFMSYAIKAKSRLAAAGLYLCLAAALACCVYVYGNIEELEMSQGFPSQAALLAGLWLILATALGTWLCWGLPLLLVAVVFVAYFFLGHLLSGPLYHPAFGFDYVVSMLSVGLSGLYGLFMSISADQVFMFVVFGALLGIFKVEGLLMEMGKILGRRLRGGAGLTGVFSNSLIGMVSGAPVANVAITGPFVLPYMRKSGYSVDEAGGILACSATGSQLMPPVMGAAAFMMATFIGQPYAVVMLAAILPAVLFYFAVALGVQFLSVRKELQIVRMDVDWALIRRRLPVFVLPIGLIFVMLLMRYSPSNTAFWASVVTLVTGFAIKDTRPDRRELVRSLVSGAVTGAKIGISLALIGMVAQTLISTGLGSKLASLIHILAGGQLFIALLVTMVVALILGCAVPPAAAYALCAIIIIPTLTPMGVDLLRAHMFCFYFSIIAAVTPPVGLASLAATGISGGNYAVTSVHGFRLSLSGFILPFLIIYNPLFSFDFSNAVWSVCSLVCILTGLTSLDALLYGAMARPFTPRDYALSAVVMLLSFWLTIRGAHLAPPLCALLTLGVTALLAAQWFWQVRRPPATLRTA
- a CDS encoding TAXI family TRAP transporter solute-binding subunit, whose amino-acid sequence is MKRLLVFLTCLVCALCASVPARTAEKTVIHLLSTPFGTGSYVLGTALESIVNQGDYPLSIAYAETPGQAYNVNKLNADAAARQNTVVTASQGINWLAEQGKKPFPAKRTPLKLIGIYTYTATWLVTGDKDIKSVADLKGKRIAMGRIPQVIWGYEPDALLRNGYDDDFYKSLKIQFVGTSEAATALVNGQVDAATIGGYMDPVSGRFSPAPQTVEVLASGRKLRHLDWTKDAVEKTAAKDIRLFPIQVPAKAVDGLEAPIWIGADLHGLFAHPDFPEEYAYILAKAMIENIEAFGKYHALGGLMSRAGLVKGFSPENIHPGALRAYKEAGIL